From a region of the Paraburkholderia hospita genome:
- a CDS encoding ABC transporter substrate-binding protein: MKLKNFARLSAVCFAAAAGTMFAAGNAQAADGQTVKIGYITDLSGLYADLDGQGGLEAIRMAIADFGGKVNGKPVELVYADHQNKADIAASRAREWIDRDGVNVIIGGTNSATALSTNQVAGEKKIPYINIGAGADNLTNEQCTPYTVHYAYDTMALSKGTGSAVTKQGGKTWYFLTADYAFGKALEKNTSEVVKANGGQVLGTVRHPLSASDFSSFLLQAQGSKAQVLGLANAGGDTINAIKAAKEFGVTKSMKIAALLIFLTDIHSLGLETTQGLVATDSWYWNKDANTRKWAQRYFDKMKKMPTSLQAADYSAVTTYLKAVQAAGTTDSDKVMDQLHKTKIDDFYAKGYIRQDGSMIHDMYLMEVKKPSESKEPWDYYKITATIPGDQAFGTKAESRCALWK, from the coding sequence ATGAAACTGAAGAACTTCGCCAGGCTGTCAGCAGTCTGCTTTGCGGCCGCCGCGGGCACGATGTTCGCTGCGGGTAACGCGCAGGCCGCGGACGGCCAGACCGTCAAGATCGGCTATATCACTGATCTGTCCGGTCTTTATGCGGATCTCGATGGCCAGGGCGGCCTCGAAGCGATCCGCATGGCGATTGCCGATTTCGGCGGCAAGGTGAATGGCAAGCCGGTCGAACTGGTCTATGCCGATCACCAGAACAAGGCGGATATTGCCGCGTCGCGCGCGCGTGAATGGATCGACCGCGACGGGGTCAACGTGATCATCGGCGGCACGAACTCGGCCACTGCGCTGTCGACCAACCAGGTTGCGGGTGAGAAGAAGATTCCGTACATCAACATCGGTGCGGGCGCGGATAACCTCACCAACGAGCAATGCACGCCGTACACGGTCCACTACGCGTACGACACGATGGCGCTTTCAAAAGGCACGGGTTCGGCCGTGACGAAGCAGGGCGGCAAGACCTGGTACTTTCTGACGGCGGACTACGCGTTCGGCAAGGCGCTCGAAAAGAACACGTCGGAGGTGGTCAAGGCGAATGGCGGACAGGTTCTCGGCACGGTGCGCCATCCGTTGTCGGCATCGGATTTCTCGTCGTTCCTGTTGCAGGCTCAAGGATCGAAGGCGCAGGTGCTCGGTCTCGCGAATGCGGGCGGCGACACGATCAACGCGATCAAGGCCGCCAAAGAATTCGGCGTCACAAAGTCGATGAAGATCGCCGCGCTGCTGATCTTCCTGACCGATATCCACAGCCTCGGACTTGAAACGACGCAAGGTCTGGTCGCGACCGATAGCTGGTATTGGAACAAGGACGCAAACACTCGCAAGTGGGCGCAGCGCTACTTCGACAAAATGAAGAAGATGCCGACCAGTCTGCAGGCAGCGGACTATTCAGCCGTCACCACTTATCTGAAGGCCGTGCAGGCAGCTGGCACGACCGACAGCGACAAGGTGATGGATCAACTGCACAAGACGAAGATCGACGATTTCTACGCGAAGGGCTACATCCGTCAGGACGGCAGCATGATCCACGACATGTACCTGATGGAAGTGAAGAAGCCGTCGGAATCGAAAGAGCCGTGGGATTACTACAAGATCACCGCAACGATTCCCGGCGATCAGGCATTCGGAACGAAAGCGGAATCGCGCTGCGCGCTCTGGAAGTAA
- a CDS encoding ABC transporter ATP-binding protein — protein MSTVSEQEDASVSVMSGEPALEIAGLQAWYGESHILHGVDLTVSRGEVVTLLGRNGAGRTTTLRAIMGLTGRRTGSIRVGGRETISMATHRIAHCAVGYCPEERGIFSSLSCEENLMLPPPVGDKSLMMSIDEIYQMFPNLQERRMSQGTRLSGGEQQMLAVARILRTGANLLLLDEISEGLAPVIVQALARMIVTLKARGYTIVMVEQNFRFAAPLADRFYVMEHGRIVEHFGAKELESKMPVLHDLLGV, from the coding sequence ATGAGCACTGTGAGCGAACAGGAAGACGCATCGGTCAGTGTGATGAGCGGCGAGCCCGCGCTGGAGATCGCGGGGCTGCAGGCGTGGTACGGCGAATCGCACATCCTGCATGGCGTCGATCTGACCGTCAGCCGCGGTGAAGTCGTCACGCTGCTCGGCCGCAATGGCGCGGGCCGCACCACGACGCTGCGCGCGATCATGGGCCTGACGGGCCGGCGTACGGGCTCGATCCGCGTCGGTGGGCGCGAGACGATTTCGATGGCGACGCATCGCATTGCGCATTGCGCCGTCGGCTATTGCCCGGAAGAGCGCGGTATCTTTTCGAGCCTGTCGTGTGAAGAAAATCTGATGCTGCCGCCGCCTGTCGGCGACAAGTCGTTGATGATGTCGATCGACGAGATCTACCAGATGTTTCCCAATCTCCAGGAACGACGCATGAGCCAGGGGACGCGTCTGTCGGGCGGCGAGCAACAGATGCTGGCCGTCGCGCGCATCCTGCGCACGGGCGCGAACCTGCTGTTGCTCGATGAAATCTCCGAAGGCCTGGCGCCCGTGATCGTACAGGCGCTCGCGCGCATGATCGTGACGCTGAAGGCGCGCGGCTACACGATCGTGATGGTCGAACAGAATTTCCGCTTTGCCGCGCCGCTCGCCGATCGCTTCTATGTGATGGAGCATGGACGCATCGTCGAGCATTTCGGTGCAAAGGAACTCGAAAGCAAAATGCCGGTGCTGCACGATTTGCTCGGCGTCTAA